TCGCGGTTCGTGACGATACCGATCAGCTGAGCGCCTTCGACGACCGGGAAACCCGAAATGCCATGCTGGCGCGACAGCGCGATGACGTCGCGCACCTTCATTTGCGGCGGCACCGTGATCGGATCGCGCACCACGCCCGATTCGAAACGCTTGACCTTGGCAACTTCACGCGCCTGCTCGGCCGGCGTGAGGTTCTTGTGGATGATGCCCACGCCACCCATTTGCGCCATCGCGATCGCGAGACGGGCTTCGGTGACGGTGTCCATGGCGGCGGACACGAGCGGCATATTCAGGGAGATGTTGCGGGTCAGCCGGGTCTTGAGGCTGGTGTCGCGCGGCAGAACATCGGAGAAGGCCGGGACGAGGAGCACGTCATCGAACGTGAGTGCTGTTTGGATCAGACGCATGGCAAATCCTATAGGCGCAAAAGCGAATTATACGCGATACCTCCCCGCTTTTCACTGCACGAACAGCAGCTTAGCGAATTTCCAGCGATTTTTTTCGTGACTTCGGGCGCGCCGATTTCGCTATTCCGTTCGGCTCGGGTTCGATCCGGTTTCGTTTGCGCGTTCGGGCGCAAATCGGCACTGGGCGAGCGACGAGGCTGAAATCCGCGCTCGAATGCAGAATCGAACAAGACGCCCGCCGTCGCGAGCCGCTATTCTCCCGACCATTCCAGTTTTCTTGCAGGGGCAGTTCATGCAGCGCGGTGTGGCATATGGAGTTCTGGCCGGCGCCCTATGGGGCATGGTTTTTCTGGTGCCGCGCATGCTGCCCGACTTTTCGCCGCTGCTGCTGAGCGCCGGCCGCTACACGATGTACGGCATCGTCTCGCTGGCCGCCGCGCTGCCGATGGCGCGCTCGCTCGTCAAACGCCTGTCGCGGGAGGATCTTGCCGCGCTGGTGAAACTCGCGCTGGCCGGCAACCTGCTCTACTACCTGCTGCTGACGGCCGCCGTGCATCTGATCGGGATCGCGCCGGCGTCGCTGATCGTCGGCGTACTGCCCGTCACGGTCACCCTACTCGGCCGGCGCGATCATGGCGCCGTACCGCTCGCGCGCCTCGCCTGGCCGCTCGCGATGGTGATGGCCGGCATTGTCTGCATCAACGTGGACGTCTTCACTCTCGCCGACGGCACGCCGTCGAGCATCGCGACGAAGCTGGCCGGCCTCGCCTGCGCAATCGGCGCGCTGGCCTGCTGGACCTGGTTCGCGGTCGAGAACGCCCGCTATCTGCAGCGTCAGACGCATTTCAGCGGCAACGAGTGGTCATTGTTGTGGGGAGTGGTGACCGGCGCGCTCGGCGCGGCCATGTGGCTGATCATCGCACTGCTGCCGCCGGGCAGCCCGCAAGGCGAACTGGCCGACGCCCGCTGGCATACGTTCTGGATGCTGAATCTGGCGGTCGCGATCGGCGCGTCGTGGCTCGGCAACGGACTGTGGAACGCCGCGTCGAAGCGACTGCCGTTGACGCTGTCCGGCCAGATGATCGTGTTCGAGACGCTGTTCGCGCTGCTGTACGGATTTATCTACGACCAGCGGCTGCCGCGTCCGCTGGAGATCGCGGCGATTCTGCTGCTGGTGGCGGGCGTGTGCTGGTCGGTGCGCCAGCATGCGGACGACGATTCGTCCGGCGCGGCGCCGCTGGGCAAGAAGGCGCAGGCGTCCGCGCCTTAGGACGGGCGCAGCGCCTAAGCCGAACCCGGAGCCTGGCGCGAATCCCGGTTCTGCCAGCGCCGCCCTTCGATCGAACCCGCCTTCCGGGTTTTCTCCACGCGCCGTTGCCGCGACAGCTTCGGATCGACCAGCAGCGGCCGGTAAATCTCGACGCGGTCATGATCGGCAAGCACCGTATCGAGCGTCTTCACCTTGCCGAACACGCCGACCTTCTGCGTAGCCAGATCGATACGCGGAAAGCGTTGCAGGATGCCGCTCGCGTCCAGCGCCTGCTGCAACGTGGCGCCTTCGGGCAGTTCGACGACGACGAGTGCCTGCTCGTCCGCCGTCGCGTAACACACTTCGACCGACAGACGCGCGCTCATGCCTTGCCGTAGCGCTGATCGGCGCGCTTCACGAACGATTCGACGAAGGTGTTCGCAATATGGTTGAACACCGGCCCGATGATCTTCTCGAGAATGATGTTGGTGAATTCGTAGTGCAGCGCGAATTCGATCTTGCAGGCGTCCGCGCGCAGCGGCGTGAAGCGCCAGAAGCCGGTGAACTTGCGGAACGGGCCGTCCGCGAATTCCATGTCGATGCGGGTGGGCCGCTCCATGCTGTTGCGCGTGGCGAAGTGCTGCTTGATGCCCTTGAAATTGATGTCGATCTTCGCTTCCATGCCGTTCTCGTCCTGCCGGCGGATTTCGACGCCTCCGCACCACGGCAGGAAATTGGGGTAATCGGCGACGTCGGTGACGAGGTCGAACATCTGTTCCGCCGAATGACGGATCAACACGGTTTTCTGGACATCTGCCATAAATTGAACAGCGCGCGGCAAGGGTGGACGAAGCGCGGCGGGCTTTCCTGGCCCCGCTTTGCTAAAATCGTGATTTTAAACGAGTTGGGCACTTTCCATTCATGAGCATTATCGACAACAGAAAAGCCTTCTACGACTATTCGGTCGAAGAACGCTATGAAGCAGGGCTCGTGCTCGAAGGATGGGAGGTCAAGGCGCTGCGCGCCGGGCGCGGCCAGATCAAGGAAGGTTACGTCGTGATCAAAAACAACGAACTGTTCCTGATCGGCACGCACATCAGCCCGCTGCCCGAAGCCTCGACCCACATCAATCCCGACCCGGTCCGCACGCGCAAGCTGCTGCTGCACGCCGAGCAGATCAGCAAACTGATCGGCAAGGTCGAGCAACGCGGCTATACGCTCGTGCCGCTGAACTTCCACTACAAGGGCGGCCGCGTCAAATGCGAGATCGGTCTCGCCAAGGGCAAGAAACTGCACGACAAGCGCGAAAGCGAGAAGAAGCGCGATTGGGAGCGCGAAAAGGCGCGCTTGATGCGCTCGTAGCATCGCGCCGTTCAATTTCAATGTGAGCGAATGCGCGCATTTGCCGCGCGGCGCGCCCCGGTCGCCCCATTACGCGTTACGCGCACACGCTTGAACAAAAAAATGGCCCGCTTTGGAAGCGGGCCATTTTTCGTTCAGATGCATGGAACGGAGAAAGCCGACGCGAGTGCCGGCGCGGGCCGGCCTCACGTCAACGCCCTTCAGGCACGCCTTTGCCCTTGTTCACGATCGTCAACGCCGACGCGATCATCGAACTCATATCCGACAGATTCCCCGGCACGATCAGCGTGGTGCCCTGCCTGGCCAGGTTGCCGAACGCGTTCACGTACTGTTCGGCCACCTTCAGGTTCACCGCTTCCATCCCGCCGTTCGACTGGATCGCCGCCGCGATTTTCTGGATCGCCTGCGAGTTCGCCTCGGCCACGGCCAGAATCGCCGCCGCCTGCCCTTGCGCCTGATTGATCGCCGCCTGACGCTCGCCCTCGGACTTCTGGATCGCCGCCTCGCGTCCGCCCGACGCGATATTGATCTGCTCCTGCTTACGCCCTTCGGACGCCGCGATCAGCGCGCGCTTTTCGCGCTCGGCGGTGATCTGCGCCTGCATCGCGTGGAGGATTTCCTTCGGCGGCGTCAAATCCTTGATTTCGTAGCGCAGCACCTTCACACCCCAGTTCGACGCCGCTTCATCCAGCGACGACACGATGCTGTGATTGATGAAATCGCGCTCCTCGAACGTCTTGTCGAGTTCGAGCTTGCCGATCACCGAGCGCAGCGTGGTCTGCGACAACTGCGTGATCGCGAACACAAAATTGCTTGATCCGTACGACGCCTTCATCGGATCCGTGACCTGAAAATACAGCACGCCGTCCACCTGCAACTGCGTGTTGTCGCGCGTGATACATACCTGGCTCGGCACTTCCAGCGGGATTTCCTTGAGGATGTGCTTGTACGCGATCCGGTCGACGAACGGCACCGCGAAGCTTAGGCCCGGCGTCAGCGTGCGGTGATAGCGGCCGAGCCGTTCGAGCACCCACGCGTGTTGCTGCGGGACGATCTTGAGCGTCTGCGCGGCAGTCACGATGACGATGATCAGCAGTACTACCCCGACGATAGTCGATACATCCATTGTTGTTCTCCGGTCCGTACTCGATTGGTTGCGTGAAAATGGGTTGGGTTGGGTGCGGGAATGGGTCCCGGCGGTCTCGCTCCCGGCCCTCAACGCCGGCCGGGGCCGCCCGTCGGATCGAGAACGCGCGGCGCGTTCAGGCGTCCACCGTCCGCCTGCTGGCGATCACCACCAGACAACTGCCGTTCAGCGCGGTGATTTCATAAAGATGCGCGTCTTCCGGCTCGCCGGGCGCAAGCTCGACGTCCCACGCGGCGCCGCGATAGTTTGCGCGAGCGCGACGCGCCTGCCACGCGTCGACGGTCAAGGTCTGGCCGATATCAAGGTTGACGTCCGGATTGCGCGACGCGTCCTTGCGCGCCCGGCGGCCGAAACGCGAGCGGCGCAGCAGCAGCACCGCGGCCAGCGCGACCACGGCCGCCACCACGAATTGCACGGAAGCAGGCGCACCGGCAATGTGTGCGAGCGCCGCCGCGGCGAAACCCAACGCGATCATCAGCAGATAGAACGTGCCGCTCATCAACTCCAGCACGACAAGCACGCCCGCACCGATCCACCAGAACAGTCCACCTGGCGCCACATTGACCTCCACAAAGCAAAACACCCCGGATCTACCGGGGTGTTTATAGCACGAAGCTGGTGCATCGAACGGGGGTTGCGACACGCCTGGACACACATTTGGCACAGCGATCCGCGCCCCCCCGCGTCACGTTATGCATGCCGCTTAAGAAGCGGCATGCGGTACGCGCTTATTGCCAACTCTTATTGCTTCGTCGACTGCGCCAGTTGCTGCCACGTCTCGATGATCGAGTCCGGGTTCAGCGAGATCGACTTGATGCCCTCGGCGGTCAGCCACTGCGCGAAATCCGGATGATCCGACGGACCTTGACCGCAGATACCGACATACTTGTTCAACCGCAGGCAAGTTTCGATCGCGCGCTTGAGCATGAACTTGACCGCCGGGTCGCGTTCGTCGAAGTCGACGGCCAGCAACTCCATGCCGGAATCGCGGTCCAGCCCGAGCGTGAGCTGCGTGAGGTCGTTCGAACCGATCGAAAAACCGTCGAAGAATTGCAGGAATTCCTCGGCGAGAATCGCGTTCGACGGCACTTCGCACATCATGATCAGGCGCAGGCCGTGATCGCCGCGCTTCAGGCCGAACTTGGCGAGCAGCCCGATCACGCGCTCCGCCTGCTTCAGCGTACGCACGAACGGCACCATGATCTCGACGTTGTCGAGGCCCATTTCCTCGCGCACCTTCTTCAGCGCGATGCATTCCATCTGGAACGCCTCGGCGAAGTCGTCGGCGATGTAGCGCGACGCACCGCGGAAACCGAGCATCGGGTTTTCTTCGTCCGGCTCGTAACGCGAACCGCCGATCAGCTTCTTGTACTCGTTCGACTTGAAGTCCGACAGACGCACGATCACGGGCTTCGGATAGAACGCCGCCGCGATCGTCGCGATCCCTTCGGTCAGCTTGTCGACGTAGAACGCGCGCGGCGATGCGTGACCGCGAGCGACGCTTTCCACCGCCTTCTTCAAGTCCTGATCGATGTTCGGGTACTCGAGAATCGCCTTCGGATGCACGCCGATGTTGTTGTTGATGATGAACTCGAGACGCGCCAGACCCACGCCCGCGTTCGGCAGTTGCGAGAAATCGAAGGCCAGTTGCGGATTGCCGACGTTCATCATGATCTTCACCGGAATCGGCGGCAGTTCGCCGCGCTGCACTTCGGTGACTTCCGTTTCGAGCAGACCGTCGTAGATCTTGCCTTCGTCGCCTTCCGCGCACGACACGGTGACGAGCGAGCCTTCCTTCAGCACGTCGG
The sequence above is a segment of the Paraburkholderia sp. D15 genome. Coding sequences within it:
- a CDS encoding NfeD family protein gives rise to the protein MAPGGLFWWIGAGVLVVLELMSGTFYLLMIALGFAAAALAHIAGAPASVQFVVAAVVALAAVLLLRRSRFGRRARKDASRNPDVNLDIGQTLTVDAWQARRARANYRGAAWDVELAPGEPEDAHLYEITALNGSCLVVIASRRTVDA
- the smpB gene encoding SsrA-binding protein SmpB, which encodes MSIIDNRKAFYDYSVEERYEAGLVLEGWEVKALRAGRGQIKEGYVVIKNNELFLIGTHISPLPEASTHINPDPVRTRKLLLHAEQISKLIGKVEQRGYTLVPLNFHYKGGRVKCEIGLAKGKKLHDKRESEKKRDWEREKARLMRS
- a CDS encoding DMT family transporter, with product MQRGVAYGVLAGALWGMVFLVPRMLPDFSPLLLSAGRYTMYGIVSLAAALPMARSLVKRLSREDLAALVKLALAGNLLYYLLLTAAVHLIGIAPASLIVGVLPVTVTLLGRRDHGAVPLARLAWPLAMVMAGIVCINVDVFTLADGTPSSIATKLAGLACAIGALACWTWFAVENARYLQRQTHFSGNEWSLLWGVVTGALGAAMWLIIALLPPGSPQGELADARWHTFWMLNLAVAIGASWLGNGLWNAASKRLPLTLSGQMIVFETLFALLYGFIYDQRLPRPLEIAAILLLVAGVCWSVRQHADDDSSGAAPLGKKAQASAP
- a CDS encoding type II toxin-antitoxin system RatA family toxin, whose amino-acid sequence is MADVQKTVLIRHSAEQMFDLVTDVADYPNFLPWCGGVEIRRQDENGMEAKIDINFKGIKQHFATRNSMERPTRIDMEFADGPFRKFTGFWRFTPLRADACKIEFALHYEFTNIILEKIIGPVFNHIANTFVESFVKRADQRYGKA
- a CDS encoding RnfH family protein — protein: MSARLSVEVCYATADEQALVVVELPEGATLQQALDASGILQRFPRIDLATQKVGVFGKVKTLDTVLADHDRVEIYRPLLVDPKLSRQRRVEKTRKAGSIEGRRWQNRDSRQAPGSA
- a CDS encoding SPFH domain-containing protein; this translates as MDVSTIVGVVLLIIVIVTAAQTLKIVPQQHAWVLERLGRYHRTLTPGLSFAVPFVDRIAYKHILKEIPLEVPSQVCITRDNTQLQVDGVLYFQVTDPMKASYGSSNFVFAITQLSQTTLRSVIGKLELDKTFEERDFINHSIVSSLDEAASNWGVKVLRYEIKDLTPPKEILHAMQAQITAEREKRALIAASEGRKQEQINIASGGREAAIQKSEGERQAAINQAQGQAAAILAVAEANSQAIQKIAAAIQSNGGMEAVNLKVAEQYVNAFGNLARQGTTLIVPGNLSDMSSMIASALTIVNKGKGVPEGR